From a region of the Carettochelys insculpta isolate YL-2023 chromosome 29, ASM3395843v1, whole genome shotgun sequence genome:
- the PRR36 gene encoding proline-rich protein 36 produces the protein MDDTVTADTATANAAPVPQANSTATSGKGAAAGQPPAKPKPAKNAVKSAPGSAAKRPATPGAGSKPLSNGVPPRAETPQRKPATAAAPKASAASAKTAARKAAGEGVPKPPEKAGPSRAGRKTPVAAVALAPKSASGKPEKPELAKPSRPSAPGTKDSAPPASARALTSSRPAVAKVRHMAPPGGPSSAAPEQPRNKATSAKKETGATRPSADLGRATPAARAPQPGPARSARAKLLLEAKSHPVPGTPKASEKPRPTGPKTSPKAGGSRPTTPQRAATSAPKRLPAGSPGKKLPKKEASYNLEPVPVLRKKLLSPEEGEAEPAAASVPVASSEALPGVERAAPEGCMKPAAEEGSTPEGGPVLVPADGDAPESHKLQGSGAKQRPGRDLEGVVSGGAPLEGRGSSGPELAAAEPLSHHTAAPPGDQQLPGHSAPRGLGCCPPGATLHSAGTEVPEVPTDLQGEQSLVGNAPLCPGPRETDLAARGEPQPCPEAPMATERLDSWPEGAGRAAREVPSPAPAQPHSSCAAGASQAQLLSEAAPQDGTQGQRSPVGSPGHPAEPPQRGQQEDVTAPGTEAAVPTRETDTWPPASREGPSPEEVAEPGEEGNQSGALILPAPAQGALASERCTQGEGSGEMGGLEGEAGVSAEEASWQGVQGPRGGPAGAGQVIPPTEQLREDSQASEDQPSFTLAPSMSRPAAGDCRLALGSPEEAELGCPCPGAPGGIAGVGPMEGEPSLPGGADELEPCAQWGSLAGPEVTVHKPQSLPLKSLDLPQEPASCPLAPGQLSSSSAESEGPSKSRSKSSTLSGPDLAGKSSSETSTPEELRDYDSSSGVESKSDEKLEQTFPHSPLEDLPGEQDLGIHMDKGDDEAETLPADELLGDPPTEPTVSSEEEGELDGDLLKEPGFPALGKSLVCRAPTPPRTPSLEGSEELGSGDAGMGTPASTNSAISCDAFEAAFHLHSTDSCGKSPGLSSLESEEHSAESTRDQVPKGSEPANLPEAEERSKIALPRDWLCQLEHPQRTGLADEEVPASQPYGTLPRGPAAGESGAGLGLFSWGPCPPEILSTIYEVEGGAETPGQVPEEEEKDGSCQLLPAAPCGKGPLHLGSLQATVMQQLISRTLLFSSTGEAPVGGRGAPVMSEVELGKWTDLLSPLDESRASITSVTSFSPEDVSSPQGDWTVVEVETFH, from the exons ATGGATGACACAGTTACTGCCGACACAGCTACTGCCAACGCAGCCCCCGTTCCTCAGGCCAATAGCACAGCGACCTCTGGGAAAGGGGCGGCAGCTGGCCAGCCTCCTGCCAAACCCAAACCTGCCAAGAACGCTGTGAAATCAGCCCCCGGCTCTGCAGCGAAGCGGCCCGCAACCCCTGGCGCTGGTTCCAAACCACTCAGCAATGGGGTGCCCCCGAGGGCTGAAACCCCACAGAGGAAGccggcaacagcagcagcccccaaGGCCAGCGCTGCCTCTGCCAAGACAGCCGCCAGGAAGGCAGCGGGTGAGGGCGTGCCGAAGCCTCCGGAGAAGGCCGGGCCGTCGAGGGCTGGAAGGAAGACGCCGGTCGCGGCCGTGGCCTTGG CCCCGAAGTCAGCCTCCGGGAAGCCTGAGAAACCAGAACTGGCTAAGCCCTCCAG GCCCTCTGCTCCAGGGACGAAAGACTCGGCGCCACCAGCCTCCGCCAGAGCCCTGACCAGCAGCCGACCGGCCGTGGCCAAAGTCAGACACATGGCGCCACCTGGTGGCCCAAGCTCGGCAGCACCAGAGCAGCCGCGAAACAAAGCCACCTCTGCAAAGAAAGAGACGGGGGCCACCCGCCCCAGCGCCG ACCTCGGCAGAGCCACCCCCGCAGCCAGGGCCCcgcagcctggcccagccaggAGTGCCAGAGCCAAACTCCTACTGGAGGCCAAAAGCCACCCAGTCCCTGGCACTCCCAAAGCCTCGGAAAAGCCCAGGCCCACAGGGCCGAAAACCTCTCCCAAGGCCGGGGGCAGCCGTCCCACTAcgccacagagagcagccacctCGGCCCCAAAGAGGCTGCCGGCGGGGAGTCCCGGCAAGAAGCTCCCCAAGAAAGAGGCTAGTTACAACCTGGAGCCTGTGCCGGTCCTCAGGAAGAAGCTGCTTTCCCCTGAAGAGGGTGAGGCCGAGCCGGCTGCTGCCAGTGTCCCTGTGGCCTCTTCGGAGGCTCTGCCTGGCGTGGAGAGGGCAGCCCCCGAGGGCTGCATGAAGCCTGCGGCTGAGGAAGGCTCGACACCGGAGGGGGGCCCAGTTCTGGTCCCAGCAGATGGGGATGCTCCCGAGAGCCACAAGCTGCAGGGTTCAGGAGCCAAGCAAAGGCCTGGGAGGGACCTGGAAGGGGTGGTCAGTGGCGGAGCGCCCCTGGAGGGAAGAGGCTCCTCTGGCCCAGAGCTGGCGGCAGCGGAGCCTCTGTCCCACCACACAGCAGCGCCTCCTGGagaccagcagctgccagggcacTCAGCCCCACGAGGGTTGGGCTGTTGCCCTCCGGGGGCAACGCTGCACTCAGCTGGCACAGAGGTCCCTGAGGTGCCAACCGACCTGCAGGGAGAGCAGAGCCTGGTGGGCAACGCGcccctgtgcccaggcccccgTGAGACAGACCTGGCAGCCCGGGGAGAGCCACAGCCCTGCCCGGAAGCCCCCATGGCCACTGAGCGCCTGGACTCGTGGCCAGAAGGCGCTGGAAGAGCAGCTCGGGAGGTCCCCTCgccagcaccagcccagccccattcCTCCTGCGCAGCCGGGGCCTCCCAGGCACAGCTCCTCAGTGAAGCAGCCCCTCAGGACGGCACACAAGGGCAGCGCTCCCCAGTCGGGTCACCGGGGCACCCGGCAGAGCCTCCGcaaagggggcagcaggaggatgTGACAGCCCCAGGCACTGAGGCAGCGGTGCCCACCCGTGAGACAGACACGTGGCCGCCAGCCAGCCGGGAGGGGCCTTCTCCAGAAGAGGTGGCAGAGCCGGGGGAGGAAGGGAACCAGAGCGGTGCTCTGatcctgccagcacctgcccagGGGGCTCTTGCCTCAGAGAGATGCACTCAGGGCGAGGGCTCTGGGGAGATGGGGGGTCTGGAGGGTGAAGCAGGGGTTAGTGCAGAGGAGGCGTcttggcagggggtgcagggtcccaggggagggcctgctggtgctgggcaggTTATTCCCCCCACAGAGCAGctccgtgaggacagccaggCGTCTGAAGACCAGCCCAGCTTCACCCTGGCTCCCAGCATGTCCCGACCCGCTGCGGGGGACTGTCGCCTGGCTTtggggagccctgaggaagccgagctgggctgcccctgcccaggagctcctggTGGCATTGCTGGGGTGGGGCCCATGGAAGGGGAGCCCTCGCTGCCGGGGGGAGCTGacgagctggagccatgtgcccAGTGGGGATCACTGGCAGGCCCCGAGGTGACCGTGCACAAGCCTCAGAGCCTGCCCCTGAAGAGCCTGGATCTGCCCCAGGAGCCggcctcctgccccctggccccgGGGCAGCTCTCGTCCAGCAGCGCTGAGTCGGAGGGGCCCTCCAAGAGCCGCTCCAAGTCCAGCACGCTGAGCGGCCCTGACCTGGCCGGCAAGAGCAGCAGCGAGACCAGCACCCCCGAGGAGCTGCGGGATTACGACAGCAGCTCGGGCGTGGAGTCCAAGTCAGACGAGAAGCTGGAGCAGaccttcccccacagccccctggaggACCTGCCCGGGGAGCAGGACCTGGGCATCCACATGGACAAGGGGGACGACGAGGCCGAGACCCTCCCAGCTGACGAGCTCCTGGGCGACCCGCCCACCGAGCCCACCGTGTCCTCCGAGGAAGAGGGGGAGCTGGATGGAGACCTCCTGAAGGAGCCtggcttccctgccctgggcaagTCCCTGGTGTGCCGGgcgcccaccccaccccgcacgcCGTCCCTGGAGGGGTCGGAGGAGCTGGGCTCAGGCGACGCCGGTATGGGGACACCGGCCTCCACCAACTCCGCCATCTCCTGCGATGCCTTCGAGGCCGCCTTCCACCTCCACTCCACCGACAGCTGTGGGAAAAGCCCCGGCCTCTCCTCCCTGGAGAGCGAAGAGCACTCGGCCGAGAGCACCCGGGACCAAGTCCCCAAGGGCTCTGAGCCAGCCAACCTACCCGAGGCAGAAGAGCGCAGCAAGATCGCCCTCCCCAGGGActggctctgccagctggagcacccccagCGGACGGGGCTGGCAGATGAGGAGGTGCCAGCCTCCCAGCCCTATGGCACCCTTCCCCGTGGCCCGGCGGCAG GTGAGAgcggggctggcctggggctctTCTCCTGGGGGCCCTGCCCCCCTGAAATCCTCTCCACCATCTACGAGGTGGAAGGAGGCGCAGAGACCCCTGGGCAGGTCcctgaagaggaggagaaggatgggagctgccagctcctgccagctgccccttgcgGAAAGGGCCCCCTGCACCTGGGCAGCCTCCAAGCAACCGTCATGCAGCAGCTGATCAGCCGGACTCTGCTCTTTTCCTCCACTGGGGAAGCacctgtggggggcagaggagcccCAGTCATGAGCGAGGTGGAGCTTGGCAAGTGGACAGACCTGCTGTCGCCATTGGATGAATCTCGGGCTAGCATCACCTCGGTCACCAGCTTCTCCCCTGAGGatgtctcctctccccagggcgACTGGACAGTGGTGGAGGTGGAGACCTTCCACTGA